The genomic interval TAAGCACCTGGCGAATTTTTTGGAGGATATTAAAAAAGCAGAACGTTTACCTCCTGAACTATCCGAAAATCTACCTCTTCACGTTACAAGCTATGCAAATGAACTAAACAATATTGTCCATGGTGGTATTCTGTTCCGTGATGAAAAAGTTGAAGATCTGAATCAACGGAAGGAACATTCACTTACAAGGGAGGTTGATAAGATACGTCTTATCGTACGCATAGGGCCGAGTCTGGGTCTTATGGGAACATTGATTCCTATGGGCACCGGCCTGGCCGGATTAACTCAGGGGAATATGGCCCAGCTTTCATCCAGCCTTATTCTGGCCTTTACTACAACTGTTGTGGGCTTGGCTCTTGGAATTACGGCCCATTTATTTTCAGTTGTCAAAGAACGCTGGGTTATCGAAGATATGCGCTACATAAACCTGATAACAGAAGCTATGACTAAAAATATTAAGGACTATCCGGATAATGAAATACCTGAAAAATAGCCGCCTGGGACGTTTGGGAAAAGCAAAACAGGAAGATCCTTTGCTCGGTGTAGCGAATCTTTTTGACGTGGCGCTTGTCTTTATTGTGGCGCTCCTTCTTTCCCTCATGGCAACTTACCAGATTTTGGATTTCTTCTCTGAAACGAGCGAAATAACTATTATAAAGAAGAATGAAGACGGACAAATGGAAATTATTACCAAAAAAGGCAAAGAGATTAAGGTGGAAAAAGTAACCGACAGGAAAATCGGCGGAGAAGAAGGAACCAAACTAGGGACGGCTTATCAACTAAAGAATGGGAGGATGATTTATGTGCCGGAAGAGTGAGCTTATAAATCAGAGGTTGGAAGTCAGAGGCCTGAAGCGAAAAAACAGGCTGCTATGGACATGTATAATTGTCCTCTGTCTATGTATTTCGCTATCTTTTCAGGCGATTGCGCAGGACAAAGAGAAAATTACCCTGCTTGTAGGCGCATCCAATTCCTGCAAGGTAAGCGATGCTATTTCCGATGTAGTTAAAATCCCTGAAGCAGCCGGTAGTTATGACTTTTATTTTTATACCAATAAGGATTTAGAAGAGGGAAAGATCGACCCAAAGATTATTGCCCAATCCAGGATTCTCGTTGTTGATGATATGCATCGAAAATTGGCGGATTATTCCCTGAAAAATGCGGATTTCGAAAAAACAAAGGTTTACGGCCTCTGCGGCGCAGCAAAAGAACCGGGAAAAATCATCTCTGACCCCAAAGTAAAACAATATTATAATCCTGCAACAAGCAAAAATATCAGGAATCTCCTCCTTTTTCTTCTTAATCGTGATTGCGGTCTTGATATTAACTACGAAGAACCAAAGACTTTGCCTGAAACAGGTATCTTTCATCCGGAAAGTGATAGAATCTTTACGAGATTTGAAGAATATCTTTCCTGGTATAAAGAAAAAGGGTTCTATAAAAAAGATGGTTTCTGGGTAGGAATACCTGATTTATCTTCTTATGCTTTTCCTGGGGAAACAGGAGAAATCGTAAGTTCCCTTATTCGCGATCTGGAAAAATATAATATTAATGTCCTTCCTGTTTATTCCCGTCCATCACATCTTGCCCTAAAAAAATTCTTTTTTGATGAAAATGGAAACAGCCGGGTTGATATCATCTGCGCCTTTTCCTTTAAGTTCTCATCCGTTGATAATGAGAATACAATAAACAATTTAATGAAATTGGGAGTTCCCCTTTTAAACGTCATTAGAATACCATATCAAACTATTCCCGAATGGAAAGAATCCACCCAGGGTCTGGGACCGATGGTAATTTCGTATGCAATATGCTTCCCTGAATTTAATGGACTGATAGAACCTTCTGTTTTAGGTGGAAAACTGGATCTGAAAGATGAACGCACCGGCAAAGAGGCTTACGTGCATAAGCCTATCGCAGAAAACATTGAATTTTTCGTTAAACGAATAAAAGCCTGGAGGAACCTTCAGACAAAAGCAAACAAAGACAAGAAGATTGCTATTATTTATTACAACCATACCCCAGGCAAGCAGAATGTAGGGGCAACTTATCTTAATGTCTTTAGAAGTTTAGAGGTTCTTTTAAAAAGAATGAAAGAAGATGGTTATGCCATTAATGGAGAGCTTCCTTCAGAAGAAGACATTAAAAATCTTGTTTTAAAAAGCGGTCGTAATATCGGCTCCTGGGCTCCAGGGGAACTCGATGAATTGGTCGGGACCAAAAGGGTTGTCCGGCTACCTGTCTCTGAATATTTGCAATGGTGTAAAGAGATAAATGGGGACTACAGGAAGAAATTAGAAGCCGAATGGAACAATGTAGAAGATTCAAAAATTATGATTAAGAATAAAGAGATTATTATTCCTTGCATAGACTTAGGCAATGTCATCCTTCTTCCCCAGCCATCAAGGGGTTGGTGTGACGACCCGATAAAACTATATCATTCCACCCAGCTCTGGCCTCATCATCAATACACTGCCTTTTATCTCTGGCTGAAAAAGAAGTTTGGAGCAGATGCCATTATTCATCTCGGCACACACGGCACCCATGAATGGCTTCCCGGTAAACAGGCCGGCTTAAGCCAATCCTGCCCTCCCGAAGTTCTTATCCAGGACATGCCTAATCTTTATCCCTATATCATGGATGACACAGGAGAAGGAATACAGGCTAAACGCCGAGGAAGAGGAGTAATTATTGATTATCTTATTCCGGCAATGAAAAAGGCAGGGGCTTACGAAGAATATGGTGATTTAGCCGGCCTTATTGGTGAATATAACGATGCTCTTACTAAAGACAAGACCTTAGCCGGGGAAAAATTGAAGAGGATTGAAGTACTGGTGACAAAATTAGGCATTGATAAAGACCTTCTTCTCAAGGAGATAGACGAAGAGGCGGTTGAGGAAATTGAACACTATCTTATTGAACTGCAGGAAAATAATATTCCCTACGGACTTCACACGTTTGGAATTTCGCCTGAAGGCGAGGCAATGGCGGAGTTTGGCCGGATAATTAAAGAAAGAAATAAAGACCTTGCTTTGAACGAAATTAAGAAAAAACTGGGTCTCTGCTCTTTAGAGATAGAGAGACTCATTGCCGGTCTTGAGGGGAAATATATTCCTCCAGGTGAAGGCAACGATCCTTTGAGAAATCCCGAGGCTATCCCTACAGGGAAAAACTTTTACGGTTTTGACCCGAAAAAGGTCCCTTCAAGGGACGCTTACAGCTTAGGGAAAAAGATGGCCGAGGGTATGATAGAAAAATATCTTAAGGAGAAAGGAGAGTATCCGGACAAAATCGGACTCATCCTCTGGAGCATAGAGTTGCAGCGGAATGAAGGGACGCAGGTAGGGACAGCTCTTTACCTTTTAGGGATGAAGCCTGTCTGGGATAAAAATGATAAAGTAATCGGGGTTGAGCCTATCCCTGGAGCTATACTTAAGCGGCCCAGGATAGATATTCATATTCAGGCTTCCGGACTTTTTAGAGACTGCTTTCCCAATGTTATTTTGCTTCTGGATGAGGCTGTGCGTCAGGCTTCCCAGCTCAAGGATGTGGAGAATTTTATCGCCGGACATAGCTTGAAGATAAAAGACTATCTTCTGAACAAAGGATATAACGAAGAAGAGGCGGAAAACTTAAGCAAAATAAGAGTTTTTGCTCCCAAACCAGGCAGCTATGGAACAACGGTGGAGGACCTTATTTCAAGCAGTGGATTATGGGAAAGCGATGATGAAGTTGCCGATGTCTTTATCAATTTTGTTTCTTTTGGATATGGCAAAGGTGTTTGGGGAAAACCCCTTAAATCTGCGTATAATAAAAATCTGGGGGATATTAAGATTACAATGCACACCAGGTCCAGTAACCTTTTCAGGAATATGGACACCGATGATGTGTTTGCATGTTTAGGAGGCCTTTCCCTGGCTGTAAAAAAGATAAGCGGCGAATATCCTGATGTTCTCATTTCCAGGCAGGAAGACAGAAAAAATCCCCATATAGAGGATATTGAAAAAGCCCTGGGAGAAGAGCTGCGCGCCCGTTATTTAAATCCTGAATGGATCGAAGGGATGAAAAAAGAAGGGTATGCAGGAGCCCGGGAGATGGATAAATTTGTGGAACATCTGTGGGGTTTTCAGGTCACAACTCCTTTTGCTGTTGATAAGACCAAGTGGGAACAGGTCTATGAGGTCTACATAAAAGATAAATACGGCCTTGACTTAAAAGAGTTTTTTGACAAAAACAACCCATGGGCCCTGCAATCCATATCGGCCCGGATGCTGGAAGCCGATCGTAAAAAATACTGGAAGGCCCCTGAAGAGATGAAGAAAA from Anaerolineae bacterium carries:
- a CDS encoding MotA/TolQ/ExbB proton channel family protein; amino-acid sequence: MNIFPAFQTILYTISTALLYPVVIMLIFLCLWLIVYAGGFLAELVKRKRFRSDKHLANFLEDIKKAERLPPELSENLPLHVTSYANELNNIVHGGILFRDEKVEDLNQRKEHSLTREVDKIRLIVRIGPSLGLMGTLIPMGTGLAGLTQGNMAQLSSSLILAFTTTVVGLALGITAHLFSVVKERWVIEDMRYINLITEAMTKNIKDYPDNEIPEK
- a CDS encoding DUF2149 domain-containing protein; translated protein: MKYLKNSRLGRLGKAKQEDPLLGVANLFDVALVFIVALLLSLMATYQILDFFSETSEITIIKKNEDGQMEIITKKGKEIKVEKVTDRKIGGEEGTKLGTAYQLKNGRMIYVPEE
- a CDS encoding cobaltochelatase subunit CobN, which gives rise to MCRKSELINQRLEVRGLKRKNRLLWTCIIVLCLCISLSFQAIAQDKEKITLLVGASNSCKVSDAISDVVKIPEAAGSYDFYFYTNKDLEEGKIDPKIIAQSRILVVDDMHRKLADYSLKNADFEKTKVYGLCGAAKEPGKIISDPKVKQYYNPATSKNIRNLLLFLLNRDCGLDINYEEPKTLPETGIFHPESDRIFTRFEEYLSWYKEKGFYKKDGFWVGIPDLSSYAFPGETGEIVSSLIRDLEKYNINVLPVYSRPSHLALKKFFFDENGNSRVDIICAFSFKFSSVDNENTINNLMKLGVPLLNVIRIPYQTIPEWKESTQGLGPMVISYAICFPEFNGLIEPSVLGGKLDLKDERTGKEAYVHKPIAENIEFFVKRIKAWRNLQTKANKDKKIAIIYYNHTPGKQNVGATYLNVFRSLEVLLKRMKEDGYAINGELPSEEDIKNLVLKSGRNIGSWAPGELDELVGTKRVVRLPVSEYLQWCKEINGDYRKKLEAEWNNVEDSKIMIKNKEIIIPCIDLGNVILLPQPSRGWCDDPIKLYHSTQLWPHHQYTAFYLWLKKKFGADAIIHLGTHGTHEWLPGKQAGLSQSCPPEVLIQDMPNLYPYIMDDTGEGIQAKRRGRGVIIDYLIPAMKKAGAYEEYGDLAGLIGEYNDALTKDKTLAGEKLKRIEVLVTKLGIDKDLLLKEIDEEAVEEIEHYLIELQENNIPYGLHTFGISPEGEAMAEFGRIIKERNKDLALNEIKKKLGLCSLEIERLIAGLEGKYIPPGEGNDPLRNPEAIPTGKNFYGFDPKKVPSRDAYSLGKKMAEGMIEKYLKEKGEYPDKIGLILWSIELQRNEGTQVGTALYLLGMKPVWDKNDKVIGVEPIPGAILKRPRIDIHIQASGLFRDCFPNVILLLDEAVRQASQLKDVENFIAGHSLKIKDYLLNKGYNEEEAENLSKIRVFAPKPGSYGTTVEDLISSSGLWESDDEVADVFINFVSFGYGKGVWGKPLKSAYNKNLGDIKITMHTRSSNLFRNMDTDDVFACLGGLSLAVKKISGEYPDVLISRQEDRKNPHIEDIEKALGEELRARYLNPEWIEGMKKEGYAGAREMDKFVEHLWGFQVTTPFAVDKTKWEQVYEVYIKDKYGLDLKEFFDKNNPWALQSISARMLEADRKKYWKAPEEMKKKLARTYAMNVIEKGVACCEHTCNNPMLQQFVANIISLYGLLTPQQLDQFKTVIAKATGMTQEENEAKSKKTRESLKKTIEEIQKEESVKAKTKGKKIEGFEMVEEKPEDTKITASGSSWVVMAIVIGLLSLLVIGWRRKI